In one window of Deltaproteobacteria bacterium DNA:
- a CDS encoding non-canonical purine NTP pyrophosphatase, translating into MSFRTALSLEQDPIVVATTNNHKYLELNAVARRFGVKLISLDAACKIKNLGPMPEIIESGSSYMENAFLKAVAALNFTGMAAIGDDSGLEVEALGGRPGLRSARYLGVNATYTERMTALVDELKLVEVETGNKNRTAHYVCALVLLFPDGKKFEVQSSLKGCILDKPLGNGGFGYDPIVWIDSLNATLAQVEFEVTCEKGFRAMAAERLFAKVTNECI; encoded by the coding sequence ATGAGTTTCCGTACAGCCTTATCCCTTGAGCAAGATCCCATCGTCGTGGCGACGACGAATAATCATAAGTATTTGGAATTAAATGCTGTAGCAAGGCGCTTTGGAGTTAAGCTGATTTCCTTAGATGCTGCCTGCAAAATTAAGAACCTGGGACCCATGCCCGAAATTATTGAGTCTGGCAGTTCATACATGGAGAACGCCTTCTTAAAAGCAGTTGCGGCTCTTAATTTTACGGGCATGGCGGCTATTGGGGACGATTCTGGTTTAGAAGTTGAAGCTTTGGGCGGTCGACCCGGTCTAAGATCGGCTCGCTATCTAGGTGTAAATGCTACTTATACAGAGCGCATGACGGCGCTCGTTGACGAACTAAAATTGGTCGAAGTTGAGACTGGTAATAAGAACAGAACTGCTCATTACGTTTGCGCGCTGGTATTGCTTTTCCCGGATGGGAAGAAGTTCGAAGTTCAATCCTCGCTTAAGGGGTGCATTTTAGATAAACCCCTGGGGAATGGGGGTTTTGGCTATGATCCGATTGTTTGGATCGACAGTCTAAACGCTACGCTCGCTCAAGTCGAGTTCGAAGTTACATGCGAGAAAGGATTCCGTGCCATGGCGGCTGAGAGATTGTTTGCCAAAGTTACGAATGAATGTATTTGA